Proteins co-encoded in one Armatimonadota bacterium genomic window:
- a CDS encoding glutamine--scyllo-inositol aminotransferase gives MSKTIHVPIVDLPAQYRALREEIDAAIAHVLESGRFILGENVQYLEEEVATLCGARFGIGVASGTDALELSLAAVGIGPGDEVITTPFTFGATTEVIVRLGAKPVYVDIEPDTYNIDVNAIERAITPRTRALLPVDLFGQMADRQALWRIAQEHGLYLINDSAQAIGAQQNGVPVAAVGHATALSFYPTKNLGAFGDGGIVLTSDEEIAQRVRQLRVHGAEGGAYFYKVPGYCSRLDEIQAAILRVKLRYLDGWNERRRQNARRYMELLQGTEAVLPVTAPGNLHTYHQFTIRHRRRDALQAYLKEHGIASAVYYPLPLHLQEAYRCLGYRHGDFPHAERAAEEVLSLPVHPELSCEQIEYVAATVRRFEEEYTP, from the coding sequence ATGAGCAAGACGATTCATGTTCCAATCGTAGACCTTCCAGCGCAGTACCGCGCACTGCGCGAGGAGATAGATGCTGCTATCGCCCATGTCCTGGAAAGCGGGCGATTCATTCTGGGAGAGAACGTGCAGTACCTGGAGGAGGAGGTAGCCACCCTCTGCGGAGCACGCTTCGGCATCGGGGTGGCTTCCGGCACCGACGCGCTGGAGCTATCGCTGGCAGCGGTGGGTATTGGTCCGGGGGATGAGGTGATTACCACTCCCTTCACTTTTGGGGCTACTACCGAGGTCATCGTCCGGCTGGGCGCAAAGCCGGTATATGTGGACATCGAGCCCGATACCTATAATATCGATGTGAACGCGATAGAGCGTGCCATCACACCGCGCACCCGTGCCTTGCTGCCAGTGGACCTGTTCGGTCAGATGGCTGACCGACAGGCGTTATGGCGCATTGCACAGGAGCACGGACTGTACCTGATTAACGACTCGGCGCAGGCTATCGGCGCACAGCAGAACGGTGTACCGGTTGCAGCGGTCGGTCATGCAACAGCGCTGAGCTTCTACCCCACCAAGAATCTGGGGGCGTTCGGAGACGGTGGCATTGTGTTGACCAGCGATGAAGAGATAGCGCAGCGCGTGCGACAACTGCGCGTGCATGGCGCAGAGGGCGGGGCGTATTTCTACAAGGTGCCCGGCTACTGTAGCCGCCTGGATGAAATACAGGCGGCGATACTGCGGGTGAAACTGCGCTACCTGGATGGATGGAACGAGCGTCGCCGTCAGAATGCCCGCCGCTACATGGAATTGCTGCAGGGCACCGAAGCGGTTCTGCCTGTCACCGCACCGGGCAACCTGCACACCTACCACCAGTTCACCATCCGGCATCGGCGGCGTGACGCTCTGCAAGCCTACCTGAAGGAGCACGGCATCGCCAGCGCGGTCTACTATCCACTGCCACTACATCTGCAGGAAGCGTATCGGTGTCTGGGCTACCGGCATGGCGATTTTCCCCACGCGGAACGCGCCGCTGAAGAAGTGCTTTCCTTGCCCGTACACCCTGAACTGAGCTGTGAGCAGATCGAGTACGTCGCTGCAACGGTGCGGCGATTCGAGGAGGAATACACACCATGA
- a CDS encoding 6-phosphogluconate dehydrogenase, decarboxylating yields the protein MAEGNFIGLIGLGVMGQNLALNIARKGYSVSVYNRTAARTEAFVKDRVHGEPITPAYDLQTFVQSLARPRKIILMVQAGAAVDAMIETLVPLLESGDLVIDMGNSHYADTERRMESLATRGLLFLGTGVSGGERGALEGPSIMPGGTPEAYALVEEVLVRIAAQTEDGACCTYLGRGGAGHFVKMVHNGIEYAIMQAIAEAYDVLRSAARLSTSQIADLFEQWNQGELNSFLMEISYKALRKSDEETGKPLVEMILDKAEQKGTGKWTAQAALDLGVPTPSLATAVFARTLSHFKEDRVKIAEAISDALCHSCPLDTQLLTEAIEHSLRLSMFLAFSQGLWLLSEASRAYDYGLNLSEVLRIWKGGCIIRARMLNFLREIVQEGGDNPHLLLSPKAQAFVLENMPFALKVMDAAHTCGIPVPVLSSAVDYLLSMSRANLPANLIQAQRDFFGAHTYERVDKAGTFHTEWE from the coding sequence ATGGCAGAAGGCAACTTCATCGGTCTGATTGGTCTGGGCGTAATGGGACAAAACCTCGCGCTCAACATCGCGCGCAAGGGCTACTCGGTCAGCGTGTACAACCGCACCGCCGCGCGCACCGAAGCGTTCGTGAAGGATCGTGTGCATGGTGAGCCCATCACCCCCGCTTATGACCTGCAAACCTTTGTACAGAGCCTGGCGCGACCGCGCAAGATTATCCTGATGGTGCAGGCTGGCGCGGCGGTAGATGCCATGATAGAAACCCTCGTCCCCCTGCTGGAGAGCGGCGACCTGGTTATCGACATGGGCAATTCGCACTACGCCGACACCGAAAGGCGCATGGAAAGCCTCGCTACCAGAGGTCTTCTGTTCCTCGGCACGGGCGTCAGCGGCGGCGAGCGCGGGGCATTGGAGGGACCCTCTATCATGCCCGGAGGCACCCCCGAGGCGTACGCGCTGGTGGAAGAGGTGCTCGTGCGCATTGCGGCACAGACGGAGGACGGCGCGTGCTGCACCTATTTAGGACGCGGGGGCGCAGGGCACTTCGTCAAGATGGTGCATAACGGCATCGAGTACGCCATCATGCAGGCGATAGCGGAGGCTTACGACGTATTGCGCTCCGCGGCGAGGCTTTCCACTTCTCAGATTGCCGACCTCTTCGAGCAGTGGAACCAGGGCGAGTTGAACTCGTTCCTCATGGAAATCTCCTACAAAGCGTTGCGCAAGAGCGATGAGGAAACGGGCAAACCGCTGGTAGAGATGATTCTGGACAAGGCGGAGCAGAAGGGTACAGGCAAATGGACGGCGCAGGCAGCGTTAGACCTCGGCGTGCCGACCCCCTCGCTGGCAACGGCAGTTTTCGCCCGCACCCTGTCGCATTTCAAGGAAGACCGAGTGAAGATAGCCGAAGCCATCTCCGACGCGCTATGCCACTCGTGCCCGCTGGATACGCAGCTCCTGACAGAGGCAATAGAACACTCCTTGCGCCTGAGCATGTTTCTTGCCTTCTCGCAAGGGCTGTGGTTGCTGTCGGAGGCGTCCCGCGCTTATGACTATGGCTTGAACTTGTCGGAAGTACTGCGCATCTGGAAGGGCGGCTGCATTATCCGCGCGCGGATGCTGAACTTCCTGCGGGAGATTGTGCAAGAGGGAGGCGATAACCCGCATCTGCTGCTCAGCCCGAAGGCACAGGCGTTTGTGCTGGAAAACATGCCGTTCGCGCTCAAGGTGATGGACGCAGCGCATACCTGCGGCATCCCTGTGCCGGTGCTCAGTAGCGCGGTAGATTACCTGCTGAGCATGAGCCGCGCCAACTTGCCCGCGAATCTGATACAGGCACAGCGCGACTTCTTTGGTGCGCACACCTACGAGCGCGTGGACAAAGCAGGGACGTTCCATACCGAGTGGGAGTGA
- a CDS encoding carbohydrate kinase — MEGEPLILSVDVGTTNIKAGVVDASGRVLQVAQQELPLARDENGKAEHDPHLLWNTFCVVARQVSSGYSGKIGALVLSAYQLSLLALDERGEPLTGIITLLDTRPQHTYPRLMERIDALQLYQRTGCPPLFHYPLSKIFWLKTTHPDLFARARRFVGAKEYLIYRLTGQWVTEASLGTATQLMNLHTLQWDEVALNLLGLEEHRLPEPVQADRVLATLPESVCAELGVTQGCRLVPGVYDGGAVAIGIGALLGGTGAVNLGTTAMLRVAMPQPVLDSDPAMRLQTCYLACGRWFPGGAINNAGITLRWLRDSVLHIDYDTMNREAEGVPDTAGLFFLPFLSGERNPQIGNAASGVFFGLRGYHTRGHIVRAAMEGVCFALRIVYDALRENGVSPREIRIGGGGSRSPLWMQTMANVLRVPLQVSHVDEPALVGSAILGYAALGVYADVEQATRAMVQTGKQYVPQEDAVAACEKKNRFFRRLMRDLAEAFAEHTSLE; from the coding sequence ATGGAAGGCGAGCCGCTGATACTCTCGGTAGATGTGGGCACTACGAACATCAAAGCGGGTGTCGTAGACGCCAGCGGCCGGGTACTGCAGGTTGCTCAGCAAGAGCTGCCCCTGGCACGCGACGAGAACGGCAAAGCCGAACACGACCCGCATCTGTTGTGGAATACCTTCTGCGTGGTAGCGAGGCAAGTTTCCAGCGGCTACAGCGGGAAGATAGGCGCGCTGGTGCTCTCTGCCTACCAGCTGAGCCTGCTCGCTCTCGATGAAAGAGGCGAGCCATTGACCGGTATCATCACCCTGCTGGATACTCGCCCACAGCACACCTACCCGCGTCTGATGGAGCGGATAGACGCCCTGCAGCTCTATCAGCGCACCGGTTGCCCACCGCTGTTTCACTATCCGCTTTCCAAAATCTTCTGGCTGAAGACAACCCACCCGGACCTTTTCGCCAGGGCGCGGCGATTCGTGGGAGCAAAGGAATACCTGATATACCGCCTGACGGGGCAGTGGGTGACGGAAGCCAGTTTAGGCACGGCGACGCAGCTGATGAACCTGCATACCCTGCAGTGGGATGAGGTTGCGCTGAACCTGCTGGGGCTGGAGGAGCATCGCTTGCCAGAGCCTGTGCAAGCAGACAGAGTGCTGGCGACCCTTCCCGAGTCGGTTTGCGCCGAGCTGGGTGTGACACAAGGCTGTCGGCTGGTGCCGGGTGTGTACGATGGGGGAGCGGTAGCCATCGGCATTGGCGCGCTGCTGGGAGGGACAGGCGCGGTGAATCTGGGCACCACGGCGATGTTGCGGGTGGCGATGCCACAACCGGTGCTGGACAGCGACCCCGCCATGCGACTGCAGACCTGCTACCTTGCCTGCGGTAGATGGTTCCCCGGTGGCGCGATTAATAACGCAGGTATCACCCTGCGCTGGTTGCGCGACAGCGTGTTGCATATCGATTACGATACGATGAACCGCGAGGCGGAAGGTGTTCCTGATACGGCGGGGCTGTTTTTCCTGCCGTTCCTCAGTGGCGAGCGCAACCCGCAAATCGGCAACGCGGCGTCAGGTGTGTTTTTCGGGCTGCGAGGCTACCACACGCGCGGGCACATCGTGCGGGCGGCGATGGAGGGGGTTTGCTTCGCCCTGCGTATCGTGTATGATGCTTTACGCGAGAACGGCGTGAGCCCGAGGGAGATACGCATCGGCGGAGGCGGCTCGCGTTCCCCGTTGTGGATGCAGACGATGGCAAACGTGCTGCGTGTTCCGCTTCAGGTGAGCCATGTAGACGAGCCTGCGCTGGTCGGCTCGGCGATACTGGGCTATGCGGCGCTGGGCGTGTATGCGGACGTGGAACAAGCCACGCGGGCCATGGTGCAGACCGGCAAGCAGTATGTACCGCAGGAAGATGCTGTAGCCGCTTGCGAAAAGAAAAACCGCTTCTTCCGCCGCCTGATGCGGGATCTGGCAGAGGCTTTTGCGGAACACACATCTCTGGAGTAG
- the valS gene encoding valine--tRNA ligase → MAEAHHIPKVYDPTNVEEKWYQYWSQKGYFAPSPAPDKPVYCITIPPPNVTGSLHIGHALCYTIHDTLIRWRRMQGYNTLCVPGTDHAGIATQNVVEKQLRREGLTRHDLGRERFLERVWDWVREYGGVILTQFQRLGCSFDWSRTRFTMDEGYVDAIMECFVRWWEDGHIYRGKRVINWCPRCLTALSDIEVEHEDQPSKLYYIRYPFQDGSGYVVVATTRPETMLGDTAVAANPADERYQHLFGKTIILPLVGREIPFIADDYAKPEFGTGAVKVTPAHDANDFECGLRHNLPQVVVIDEHGRMTDEAGERYAGLDRYEAREKVLEDLQAQGLLEKVEDYVVPVATCARCDTVIEPLLSEQWFVRMKQIAQPAIDAVKEGRIRFIPDRYARTYLDWMENIKDWCISRQLWWGHRIPVWTTEDGEYIVARSEEEARQKAGGKAIQQDEDVLDTWFSSALWPHAVLGWPEQTEDLKTYYPTSVLITARDIIYLWVARMIMTGLYFMNEVPFRDVYIYATVLDEQGRRMSKSLGTGVDPLDLIEMYGADALRFALLVRTAKGQDIRFASIQHGRHSQVEEARNFCNKIWNASRFVLMNLDEEFRQRFDGCLPADEQMNDIDRWILSRLNGTIRTVNNALENYDMDDAAKAIYSFLWDEYCDWYIEMCKPRLNAGGAEREVAQRVLSIVLEHTLRLLHPFMPYITEEIWQSLPHEGESIMVAPFPTEHPEWNAPSAEERMHKLIEAVRAVRALRTEIGFDISLKANVFVVPVSAEAGDLLREYEAVIRTLQRVEPMSIVQSLPEGAKVVATHCELADVYLQLEAVDLERERQRIQKELASLEKDLQRVNGKLGNEQFLQRAPQEVVERERTIQAELLERQAKLLERWKRLE, encoded by the coding sequence ATGGCGGAAGCACACCATATCCCGAAAGTGTATGACCCCACGAACGTGGAGGAAAAATGGTATCAGTACTGGAGCCAGAAAGGCTACTTTGCACCCAGCCCGGCACCGGATAAGCCAGTCTATTGCATCACCATCCCCCCTCCCAATGTCACAGGTTCACTGCACATCGGACACGCGCTGTGTTATACCATCCACGACACGCTGATCCGCTGGCGCAGGATGCAGGGGTATAACACCCTGTGCGTACCGGGCACCGACCACGCGGGCATCGCTACCCAGAACGTGGTGGAGAAGCAACTGCGCCGTGAGGGGTTGACCCGCCACGATTTGGGCAGAGAGAGGTTTTTAGAGCGCGTTTGGGACTGGGTGCGTGAGTACGGCGGCGTGATTCTCACGCAGTTCCAGCGGCTGGGCTGTTCGTTCGACTGGAGCCGTACCCGCTTCACTATGGACGAAGGTTATGTAGACGCCATCATGGAATGCTTCGTGCGCTGGTGGGAAGATGGGCACATCTATCGGGGCAAGCGTGTTATCAACTGGTGTCCACGCTGTCTGACCGCCCTCTCGGATATCGAAGTAGAGCACGAGGATCAGCCCTCGAAACTCTACTATATCCGCTATCCGTTCCAGGATGGCTCCGGATACGTGGTGGTGGCGACCACTCGCCCGGAGACGATGCTGGGCGATACCGCTGTCGCCGCTAACCCTGCCGATGAGCGGTATCAGCACCTGTTCGGCAAGACCATTATCCTGCCGCTGGTGGGCAGGGAGATACCCTTCATCGCCGACGACTACGCCAAGCCCGAGTTCGGCACAGGGGCGGTGAAGGTCACCCCTGCACACGACGCCAACGACTTCGAGTGCGGGCTGCGCCACAACCTGCCTCAGGTGGTGGTGATCGACGAGCACGGGCGCATGACTGACGAAGCGGGCGAGCGGTACGCAGGTCTGGACCGCTACGAGGCACGCGAAAAGGTGCTGGAAGACCTGCAGGCGCAGGGCTTGCTGGAGAAGGTGGAGGATTACGTGGTTCCTGTTGCCACCTGCGCCCGCTGCGATACGGTGATTGAGCCGTTGCTCTCCGAGCAGTGGTTCGTGCGCATGAAGCAGATCGCGCAACCCGCCATCGATGCGGTGAAGGAGGGGCGCATCCGCTTCATTCCCGACCGCTACGCCCGCACCTATTTAGACTGGATGGAGAATATCAAAGACTGGTGTATCTCACGCCAGCTGTGGTGGGGGCATCGCATTCCCGTGTGGACGACCGAAGACGGCGAGTATATTGTGGCTCGCTCGGAGGAAGAGGCGCGTCAGAAGGCGGGAGGCAAAGCCATCCAGCAGGATGAAGACGTGCTGGATACCTGGTTCTCCTCTGCCCTCTGGCCCCACGCGGTGCTGGGCTGGCCCGAGCAGACCGAAGACCTGAAAACCTATTACCCCACCTCGGTGCTGATTACCGCGCGCGATATCATCTACCTGTGGGTGGCGCGGATGATTATGACGGGGCTGTACTTCATGAACGAGGTGCCCTTCCGCGACGTGTACATCTACGCCACCGTACTGGACGAGCAGGGACGACGCATGAGCAAGTCGCTGGGCACGGGCGTGGACCCGTTAGACCTGATAGAGATGTACGGCGCGGATGCCCTGCGCTTTGCCCTGCTGGTGCGTACCGCCAAGGGGCAGGACATCCGCTTTGCCAGCATCCAGCACGGTAGACACAGCCAGGTGGAGGAGGCACGCAACTTCTGCAACAAAATCTGGAACGCCTCGCGCTTCGTGCTGATGAACCTCGACGAGGAGTTCCGCCAGCGGTTCGACGGCTGCTTACCAGCAGACGAACAGATGAACGATATCGACCGCTGGATTCTGAGCCGCCTGAACGGCACCATCCGTACGGTCAACAACGCGCTGGAAAATTACGACATGGACGACGCGGCGAAAGCCATCTACTCGTTCCTGTGGGACGAATACTGCGACTGGTACATCGAGATGTGCAAGCCGCGCCTGAATGCAGGGGGAGCGGAGCGTGAGGTTGCCCAGCGCGTGCTCAGCATCGTACTGGAACACACCCTGCGCTTACTGCATCCGTTCATGCCCTACATCACCGAGGAAATCTGGCAGAGCCTGCCGCACGAGGGCGAGAGCATCATGGTGGCGCCTTTCCCGACGGAACATCCCGAATGGAACGCACCTTCCGCTGAGGAGCGTATGCACAAGCTGATAGAAGCGGTGAGAGCGGTTCGCGCCCTGCGCACGGAGATAGGCTTCGATATCTCGCTGAAGGCGAATGTGTTCGTGGTGCCCGTCTCTGCGGAGGCTGGCGACCTGCTGCGGGAGTACGAGGCGGTGATTCGCACCCTGCAGCGCGTGGAGCCGATGAGCATCGTGCAGAGCCTGCCAGAAGGCGCGAAAGTGGTCGCTACGCACTGCGAGCTGGCGGATGTGTACCTGCAGCTGGAGGCGGTGGACCTGGAGCGAGAACGTCAGCGTATCCAGAAGGAGCTGGCTTCGCTGGAGAAGGATCTGCAGCGTGTGAACGGCAAGCTGGGCAACGAGCAGTTCCTGCAGCGCGCCCCGCAAGAGGTTGTGGAGAGGGAAAGGACGATTCAGGCGGAGCTGCTGGAACGTCAGGCGAAGCTGCTGGAGCGGTGGAAAAGGCTGGAGTAG
- a CDS encoding ABC transporter permease — MTASVSADAVRRWRPTVRWERLLLPAAGIGMTLLVWHWWSQSRGADSVIVAFSPVRTLHSIWDLLATGALLPHMLVSVKRVAVGLAIGLAVGTPLGVLLGTQVWLERATSPVLQLVRMISPLSWMPIAIMVFGIGDAPVYFLLGVATLFPIMLNTRSGIALIERKWILAVRSLGASRWQLLRTVYLPAILMHLLTGFRLAVGICWIVLVPAEMLGVNAGLGYYILDARDRLAYSEMMAVIVVIGVLGYCFDLFARWLVARWTPHVHQQAG, encoded by the coding sequence ATGACTGCTTCTGTATCAGCGGACGCGGTGCGTAGATGGCGACCAACTGTGCGGTGGGAACGTCTTCTGCTGCCTGCAGCAGGCATTGGGATGACCTTGCTGGTGTGGCACTGGTGGAGCCAGTCACGCGGTGCCGACAGCGTCATCGTCGCCTTCTCGCCTGTACGCACCCTGCACAGTATCTGGGACCTGCTTGCCACCGGGGCATTGCTCCCTCACATGCTGGTCAGCGTGAAGCGGGTAGCGGTCGGACTGGCTATCGGTTTGGCGGTGGGTACCCCTTTAGGAGTGTTGCTGGGCACGCAAGTGTGGCTGGAGCGAGCTACTTCCCCCGTGCTTCAGCTGGTGCGCATGATTTCCCCCCTGTCCTGGATGCCTATCGCCATCATGGTGTTCGGCATCGGCGATGCGCCAGTTTACTTTCTGTTAGGGGTAGCGACGCTGTTCCCCATCATGCTCAACACGCGCTCGGGCATCGCCCTCATCGAGCGAAAGTGGATACTGGCGGTGCGCAGTCTGGGAGCAAGCCGCTGGCAACTGCTGCGTACGGTGTACCTTCCTGCGATTCTGATGCACCTGCTCACCGGGTTCCGGCTGGCGGTTGGTATCTGCTGGATCGTGCTGGTGCCGGCGGAGATGCTGGGGGTCAACGCGGGGCTGGGGTACTACATCCTCGACGCCCGAGACCGCCTTGCCTACAGCGAGATGATGGCAGTCATCGTGGTGATCGGCGTGTTGGGTTACTGCTTCGACCTGTTCGCCCGCTGGCTGGTGGCACGCTGGACTCCTCATGTGCATCAGCAGGCAGGATAA
- a CDS encoding dioxygenase yields MSYLEELFSVKGKVALLTGGAGVLAGAIARGLGRAGARIVLTDIAPLDERVQELRQQGIEAYGYRMDVMDKADIERVAEQVKRDVGAVDILLNAAGGNMPEASTSPERSFFDLPIEALQKVVNLNLFGGAILPSQVFARQMLENEAGGVIINFSSMSAFKPLTRVLGYSAAKAAVSNFTQWLAVHIAQEYSPKVRVNAIAPGFFLTKQNRYLLLDESGHLTPRGQAIIAHTPMGRFGEPDDLIGTILWLASPASAFVTGAVIPIDGGFSAFAGV; encoded by the coding sequence ATGAGCTATCTGGAGGAGCTGTTCTCAGTCAAGGGTAAAGTGGCGCTCTTGACGGGGGGCGCAGGCGTACTGGCGGGCGCAATCGCCAGAGGTCTGGGCAGAGCGGGAGCACGCATCGTGCTTACCGACATCGCTCCGCTGGACGAGCGCGTGCAGGAACTGCGCCAGCAAGGTATCGAGGCATACGGCTACCGGATGGACGTCATGGACAAGGCGGACATCGAGCGCGTGGCGGAACAGGTAAAGCGCGACGTGGGTGCAGTAGACATCCTGCTCAACGCGGCAGGGGGCAATATGCCCGAAGCCTCTACCTCGCCGGAGCGCAGTTTCTTCGACCTGCCCATAGAGGCGTTGCAAAAGGTGGTGAACCTAAACCTGTTCGGCGGGGCGATACTGCCCAGTCAGGTGTTCGCCCGCCAGATGTTAGAGAACGAGGCAGGAGGCGTCATCATCAACTTCTCCTCCATGTCGGCGTTCAAGCCGTTGACGCGCGTGCTGGGCTACTCGGCGGCAAAGGCAGCGGTGAGCAACTTCACGCAGTGGCTGGCGGTGCACATCGCGCAGGAGTACTCGCCTAAGGTACGTGTGAACGCTATTGCGCCCGGCTTCTTCCTGACCAAGCAGAACCGCTACCTGCTGCTGGATGAATCGGGCCACCTCACCCCGCGCGGGCAGGCGATTATCGCGCATACACCGATGGGACGCTTTGGGGAACCGGATGACCTGATAGGAACCATCCTCTGGCTGGCTTCACCGGCGAGCGCGTTCGTCACGGGCGCAGTGATTCCCATAGACGGAGGCTTTAGCGCATTTGCAGGGGTGTAG
- the ahcY gene encoding adenosylhomocysteinase, with protein sequence MNYDVKDLALADKGQLRIEWAEQDMPVLRLIRERFAREKPLQGVRLAACLHVTTETANLAMTLKAGGAQVALCASNPLSTQDDVAAALVKHHGIPVFAIKGEDHETYYRHIHAVLDTKPHITMDDGADLVSTLHSQRQELLENVRGGTEETTTGVIRLRAMAKDGVLRYPIIAVNDADTKHLFDNRYGTGQSTIDGILRATNILLAGRTVVVAGYGWCGRGVAMRAKGMGAHVIVTETDPLRALEAVMDGYQVMPMADAARVGDVFVTLTGDIHVIREEHFAVMKSGAIVANSGHFNVEIDIDALERMKVSKRRIRDFVDEYVLADGRKVFLLGEGRLINLAAAEGHPASVMDMSFANQALCAEYIHRHADSLEKQVYRVPIELDKQIARLKLDAMGIRIDTLTPEQQEYLTSWEMGT encoded by the coding sequence ATGAACTACGATGTGAAAGACCTCGCCCTTGCCGATAAAGGGCAATTACGCATTGAATGGGCAGAACAGGATATGCCTGTGCTGCGCCTCATCCGCGAGCGTTTCGCCCGAGAGAAGCCCTTGCAGGGGGTTCGCCTCGCTGCCTGCTTGCATGTGACCACCGAAACGGCGAACCTGGCAATGACACTGAAAGCGGGAGGCGCACAGGTTGCGCTGTGTGCATCCAATCCCTTATCCACGCAGGACGATGTGGCTGCTGCACTGGTCAAACATCATGGCATCCCCGTCTTCGCCATCAAGGGCGAAGACCACGAGACCTACTACCGGCATATCCATGCAGTGCTGGATACCAAGCCCCACATCACCATGGATGACGGCGCAGACCTGGTATCCACCCTGCACTCTCAGCGACAGGAACTGCTGGAGAACGTGCGAGGCGGCACGGAGGAGACCACCACAGGCGTCATCCGTTTGCGGGCGATGGCAAAGGATGGTGTGCTTCGCTATCCCATTATCGCCGTGAACGATGCCGATACCAAGCACCTCTTCGATAACCGCTACGGCACGGGGCAGAGCACCATCGACGGCATCCTGCGAGCCACCAATATCCTGCTGGCAGGGCGCACGGTAGTCGTGGCGGGCTACGGCTGGTGCGGACGCGGCGTGGCGATGCGTGCAAAAGGCATGGGCGCACACGTTATCGTCACAGAGACCGACCCCCTGCGCGCGCTGGAGGCGGTGATGGATGGCTATCAGGTGATGCCAATGGCGGACGCCGCCCGAGTGGGCGACGTGTTCGTTACCCTCACCGGCGACATTCACGTCATCCGAGAAGAGCACTTCGCGGTGATGAAATCGGGCGCGATCGTGGCGAACTCCGGGCACTTCAACGTGGAGATAGATATCGACGCACTGGAGAGGATGAAGGTCTCCAAACGGCGCATCCGCGATTTCGTGGACGAGTACGTGCTGGCGGACGGGCGCAAAGTTTTCCTGCTGGGCGAAGGGCGACTGATCAACCTGGCGGCAGCGGAAGGACACCCTGCCAGCGTGATGGACATGAGCTTCGCCAACCAGGCGCTGTGTGCAGAGTACATCCACCGGCACGCCGATTCCCTCGAAAAGCAGGTTTACCGCGTGCCGATAGAACTGGATAAGCAGATCGCCCGGCTGAAGCTGGATGCGATGGGCATTCGCATCGATACGCTGACCCCTGAACAGCAGGAGTACCTGACTTCATGGGAGATGGGAACTTAG
- a CDS encoding ribosomal RNA small subunit methyltransferase G has translation MMMDTFLLQAGAQNLGIVLSQEQIQQFELYAQRLYEANQRMNLTSVPPEEVVIRHFLDSLTLLAAWQPFEGARVLDVGTGAGFPGLPLKIVFPHIRLALLDSRQDPFLFLRPLCQELGLTHIEFIHTRSEEAARQPRWREQWDMVTARAVAHLWALAEWTLPFVRVGGVALWMKRPAQQAEVEQAREHILRLGGEEPKIVRAPVPYSDIVNLLIRSAKIAPTPEQYPRATARVLREVKRFRKAHEEVEAGG, from the coding sequence ATGATGATGGACACCTTCCTCTTGCAGGCAGGAGCACAAAATCTGGGCATTGTGCTGAGCCAGGAGCAGATCCAGCAGTTTGAGCTGTACGCGCAACGGCTTTATGAAGCCAACCAGCGCATGAACCTCACCTCTGTACCTCCCGAGGAAGTTGTCATCCGCCATTTTCTGGATTCGCTCACCCTGTTGGCAGCGTGGCAGCCTTTCGAGGGTGCACGGGTGCTGGACGTGGGCACGGGAGCGGGTTTCCCCGGTTTACCGCTGAAGATAGTCTTCCCTCACATTCGCCTTGCACTGCTGGACTCGCGCCAGGACCCTTTTCTGTTTCTGCGTCCTCTGTGCCAGGAGCTGGGGTTGACGCACATAGAGTTTATCCATACCCGTTCGGAAGAGGCGGCACGCCAGCCCCGGTGGCGTGAGCAATGGGACATGGTGACAGCCCGGGCTGTAGCCCATCTCTGGGCGCTGGCGGAATGGACACTACCCTTTGTGCGCGTGGGAGGGGTCGCTCTGTGGATGAAGCGCCCCGCCCAGCAGGCGGAGGTCGAGCAAGCGCGGGAACACATCTTGCGACTGGGGGGTGAGGAGCCGAAAATCGTGAGGGCACCTGTGCCCTATTCGGACATCGTAAACCTGCTGATACGCTCGGCAAAGATTGCCCCCACCCCGGAGCAATATCCGCGTGCCACAGCGCGGGTGCTTCGAGAGGTCAAACGGTTCAGAAAGGCGCACGAAGAGGTGGAGGCTGGCGGGTAA